One part of the Neoarius graeffei isolate fNeoGra1 chromosome 2, fNeoGra1.pri, whole genome shotgun sequence genome encodes these proteins:
- the LOC132881178 gene encoding tripartite motif-containing protein 16-like, with amino-acid sequence MMDHHKGHDTVTAAAERAEKQSELKLKEEQMKSQQRIQEKQKKVQELKQAVNIIKLSAQTAVEDSERIFTELISSMEKKRSEVTELIRDQEKAELSRAERLLEQLEQEIADLQRRVTELEQLSHTHDHIHFLQVLASGCLSPPFHRPEFQTSSVTVHQHLSFDGVRNSLSDLKKRLEEFCEEEFNKILPHAAAVQIISEPEPQSREEFLKYFCYLTLDPNMVHRYIILSEKNRAVRWSESEQRYSDHPERYDYWAQVLSKESVCGRCYWEVECSGHGVFISVSYKDIRRKGRGKEFLFGFNNQSWSLWCSSSSLCFCHNNIKTDLRVPSPSRIGVYVDQSAGTLSFYSISDMMKLLHRVHTTFTQPLYAGFYLFYGSVRLCDPE; translated from the exons atgATGGATCATCACAAAGGTCATGACACCGTCACAGCCgcagcagaaagagctgagaaacag agtgagttaaagttaaaggaggagcagatgaaatcccagcagagaatccaggagaagcagaagaaggtgcaggagctgaaacaggctgtgaacattataaag ctcagtgcacagacagcagtggaggacagtgagaggatctttactgagctgatcagctccatggagaaaaagcgctcggaggtgacggagctgatcagagatcaggagaaggctgaactgagtcgagctgaacgactcctggagcaactggagcaggagattgctgatcttcagaggagagtcactgagctggagcagctttcacacacacacgatcacatccatttcctccag gttttagcgTCTGGATGTCTGTCTCCTCCATTTCACAGACCAGAGTTTCAgacatccagcgtcactgtccatcaacatctctcatttgatggagtgaggaattctctctcagatctgaaaaagagactcgaggaattctgtgaggaggaattcaacaaaatccttCCACATG ctgcagcagttcagatcatttcagaaccagaaccacagagcagagaagagtttctgaaat atttctgttatctgactctggatcccaacatgGTACatcgttacatcattctgtctgagaagaacagagcggtgagatggagtgagagtgagcagcgttactctgatcatccagagagatatgATTACTGGGCTCAGGTGTTGTCTAAGGAGAGTGtatgtggacgctgttactgggaggtggagtgcagCGGTCATGGTGTgttcatatcagtctcatataaagacatcagaaGGAAAGGACGGGGTAAAGAGTTTCTATTTGGattcaacaatcagtcctggagtctgtggtgttcttcttcttctctctgtttctgtcacaacaacattaagactgatctcagagttccatcaccctccagaataggagtgtatgtggatcaaagtgcaggaactctgtccttctacagcatcTCTGAcatgatgaagctcctccacagagtccacaccacattcactcagcctctatatgCTGGGTTCTACTTGTTTTATGGTtctgtgagattgtgtgatccagaataa